A genomic region of Rutidosis leptorrhynchoides isolate AG116_Rl617_1_P2 unplaced genomic scaffold, CSIRO_AGI_Rlap_v1 contig428, whole genome shotgun sequence contains the following coding sequences:
- the LOC139883614 gene encoding uncharacterized protein translates to MESNGNLSPIAPIIFDRENYEIWAIRMEAHLDALDLWEAVVEDYDVPPLPGNPTMAQIKNHNGRRTRKSKAKACLFVAVSNTIFTRIMTLKTAKEIWEYLKKEYTGDERVRGMKSLNLIREFELQKMKESETAKEYAERLLDIANKVRLLKVSFDDSRIVQKILVTVPEKYEASITTLENTRDLSEITLVELLNALRAQEQRRSMRQEGFVEGALPVKHQNTKKFDKGKNFQKAASSGEHSAGNQNRKGDGNSKGNYPPCKHYGKLGHPPIKCWRRPDAKCKKCNQLGHEAIICTKIYRNKKQEADAPVADQDEGDQIFVASCFSAK, encoded by the coding sequence ATGGAATCTAACGGGAATTTGTCTCCAATTGCTCCGATCATTTTCGACAGAGAAAATTATGAAATTTGGGCAATCAGAATGGAAGCCCATCTGGATGCTCTTGATCTTTGGGAAGCTGTGGTAGAGGATTATGATGTCCCTCCGCTGCCTGGAAATCCCACCATGGCCCAAATCAAAAATCACAATGGGAGGAGAACCCGAAAATCGAAGGCCAAAGCATGTTTGTTTGTAGCCGTTTCGAACACCATCTTCACCAGAATTATGACTCTCAAAACAGCTAAGGAAATTTGGGAGTATTTGAAGAAGGAGTATACTGGAGATGAAAGAGTGCGAGGTATGAAATCTCTCAATTTAATCAGGGAGTTTGAGCTGCAGAAGATGAAAGAGTCTGAGACAGCCAAGGAATATGCCGAGAGACTACTCGACATTGCTAACAAAGTAAGACTACTTAAAGTTTCCTTTGATGATTCTCGAATTGTTCAAAAGATTTTAGTTACTGTGCCTGAAAAATATGAAGCATCGATAACCACTTTGGAGAATACGAGGGATTTGTCAGAAATCACCTTGGTAGAGCTATTGAATGCTTTACGGGCTCAAGAGCAGAGGAGATCAATGAGGCAGGAAGGTTTTGTCGAGGGAGCTCTTCCAGTCAAGCACCAGAATACCAAGAAGTTTGATAAAGGTAAAAACTTCCAGAAGGCTGCTTCTAGTGGTGAGCACTCTGCAGGTAACCAGAATCGAAAAGGAGATGGAAATTCAAAGGGAAACTATCCTCCTTGCAAGCACTATGGGAAGCTAGGTCATCCACCAATCAAATGTTGGAGAAGGCCAGATGCAAAGTGTAAGAAATGCAATCAGCTTGGTCATGAAGCCATAATTTGCACCAAAATTTATAGAAATAAGAAGCAGGAAGCAGATGCTCCAGTTGCTGATCAGGATGAAGGAGATCAGATTTTTGTTGCTTCATGTTTTTCCGCCAAGTAA